In Zingiber officinale cultivar Zhangliang chromosome 1A, Zo_v1.1, whole genome shotgun sequence, a genomic segment contains:
- the LOC122019145 gene encoding bZIP transcription factor 53-like, which produces MSSLPARRASSSEEETHPAIDERKRKRMLSNRESARRSRMRKQQRLDELVSEEAKIKTQSAQLSSQIHAVTQRYAKVESENAILRAQLDELTQRLQSVNSVLRFVEEFSGMAMDIPEMPAHPILKPWQLPCPAQPIIANAEMLQF; this is translated from the coding sequence ATGTCTTCCTTGCCTGCTCGACGAGCTTCGAGTTCCGAAGAGGAAACTCACCCTGCGATCGACGAGAGGAAGCGTAAGAGGATGCTGTCCAACAGGGAGTCGGCGAGGAGGTCAAGGATGAGGAAGCAGCAGCGCCTGGACGAGCTGGTGAGCGAAGAGGCGAAGATCAAGACCCAAAGCGCCCAATTGTCTTCCCAAATCCACGCGGTGACGCAGCGGTACGCGAAGGTAGAGTCCGAGAACGCCATCCTGCGTGCGCAGCTCGACGAGTTGACGCAGAGGCTGCAGTCGGTCAACTCGGTGCTGCGCTTTGTGGAGGAATTCAGCGGgatggccatggacattccagaGATGCCCGCCCACCCTATTCTGAAGCCATGGCAGCTTCCTTGTCCGGCGCAGCCAATCATAGCCAATGCTGAAATGCTCCAATTCTGA